The Bacillota bacterium region ATGAGAGCGGCGTGGCGGACACCGTGGATCCCCTGGGCGGCTCCTACTACGTAGAGGCCCTCACCAACCGCATAGAGGAAGAGGCCATGCAGTACATAGAGAGGATCGACAGGATGGGGGGGGCCCCCAGGGCCATCGAGCTTGGCTACATGCAGGGGGAGATCGAGGCATCCGCCTACCGCTACCAGAAGGAGGTTGAGGCGGGCACCAGGGTCATCGTGGGCCTCAACCGGTTCAGGGTGGAGGAAGAGCCCAGGGAGAACATGCCCCGCGTGGACCCGGACGTCAGGGGACTCCAGGTCCTACGGCTCACAGACCTCAAGCGTAGGAGAGACGGGGCCAGGGTGGAACGGGTCCTCCTGGCCCTTGGGGATGCCGCAAGGGGCTACTCTAACCTCATGGGCCCGGTCATGGAGGCCGTCAGGTCCAGCGCAACCCTGGGGGAAATATGTGGGGTGTTCAGGGAGGTATTCGGAGAATACAGGCCATCGAACCCGGCCAGCTCTTTGGGGGGTGCCAAGTAGTGAGGGAGGCCCTGGAGGGCATCAGGGTTTTGGACTTCACCAGGCTCCTGCCGGGACCCTACTCGACCATGCTCCTGGGGGACTTCGGCGCAGAGGTCATAAAGGTGGAGGAGCCTGGGAGGGGGGACTACTACCGCTGGCTGGAGCCCATGATGGGGGAGTACGGGGCGAGTTTCCAGTTCCTCAACCGGAACAAGAAGAGCATCGCCCTGGACCTGAAGAACCCAAGGGCCAGGGAGGTCGTGGCAAGGCTTGCCCAGGCTGCCGACGTCCTGGTGGAGGGCTTCAGGCCCGGGGTGGCACAGCGCCTGGGCATAGGTTACCAGGCAATAAAGGAGGCAAATCCCCGTCTCATTTACTGTTCAATAACGGGTTTCGGCCCGGCCGGGCCCTACGCGGGCAGGCCCGGCCATGACCTGAACTACGCAGCACTAGGAGGGGCGGTGGGCCTTACCGGGCCCACTGGCCAAGGGCCTGTGATCCCCAGCATCCAGGTAGCGGACCTGGGTTCGGCCCTCTTCGCCGCTGTGGGGATCCTGGTGGCGCTGGCCGCCAGGGAGCACACGGGCCAGGGACAACGGGTGGACGTGGCAATGCTTGACAGTGTTGTGGCCCTCCTGGCAGGATCCGCCGCCTACTACCTGGCCACCGGGGTGTCGCCATGCCCAGGGGGGATCAGGCTCACAGGGGCACTCCCCTGGTACCGCCTGTATGAGGCCCAAGACGGCCGGTACCTGGCCGTGGGAGCCCTGGAGAGGAAGTTCTGGGAGGAACTCTGCCTGGGCATCGGCCGGGAGGACCTCATCCCCTGCTTCGACTGGCCCCAGGAGAAACACCCTGGGGTGATTGCCCAGCTGGATGCCCACTTCAGGACAAGACCCCTCGAGGACTGGATAAAGACCTTGGAGCGCCGCGATACCTGCGTATCCCCGGTGAACAGGCTGGACGAGGTGTTCTCCGACCCCCAGGTGCTCCACAACGAAGTGGTGACACAGGTCAAGTCCCTCTACGGCATGCTCTCGCTGGTGAACTCCCCCGTGAAGGCGTCAGGGACGCCCCCCAGGGTCAAGACGAGGGGGCCCCACCTGGGGGAGCACACCGAGGAGGTCCTCATGAAGGGGGGCTTCTCCGCCCAGGAGGTCCAGGAACTGAGATCGGCGGGTGCCACCGGGCCCTAGCTTGCGGGCCTGGAGGCATCCCCCGGGGGAACAGTTTTCCTCCTGGCGGTACAGGCCTGGAAGGATTTATCAGACACGCCGTACAATTCTCCCCTTTAGGAGTGACTGGGGATCCCTTCACCTAGACAGGGGGGTAGACTCGTGAAATCGAAGCCCCAAGGGTCACTGCAATCTGTCGCCAAGGCCTTTGAGATCATGGAGCACCTAGCCTCCTCCAGGGAGTGCGGTATCACCGATATGGCCAACAGGACCAAAGTGGCCAAGAGCACGGCCCACAGGCTCATCAGGACACTGGAGCAGCTGGGTTACGCCATGCAGAACGAGCAGACGGGCAAGTACTACCTGACCTTCAAGGTGTTCCATCTGGGCACGGAGATGATCCGGGGCATGGGTTTTGGACAGCAGGTGGCCTGCCTCCTGGAGGAACTCGCCGTGAAGTGCGGGCTTGTGGTCAAGCTGGGGGTGTATGACTCCGGGCAGGTGCTGTGCGTCTACCGCTCGGAGACCGCCCGGGGACTGAGGATGGAGATCGGCGTGGGCTCCCGCATTGCCGCCCACAGCAGCGCCCTGGGCAAGGCCATCCTGGCCTACTCGCCGGAGTCCAGGATCAAGAGATTCCTCAGGGAGAACACCCTCACAGCCTTCACCAGGAACACCATCACTGACCCCCAGGTGTTCCTGAAGGACCTGGCCTCCACCAGGAAGAGGGGCTACTCCCTCGACAGGGGGGAGAACGTCATAGAGATGCGTTGCGTTGGCGCCCCTGTCTTTGACCACCTGGGACTGGTCATAGCTGGCGTCAGCGTCTCGGGCCCCGTTTCCTGGCTCAGGCAGGACCGCATCCTGGATCTGGGTCCCGAGGTGATCCAGGCGGCCAGGGCAGTCTCGGAGCACCTGGGGTGGTCCCCCCAGTGCCTGGCGGCGACAACCCACCGGTAGTTCATGTAGTTCATGAGGAGGGCGGTTTCTAGTTGAAGGGTCCTGAGATTGCGCCGAGGACGATGATGAAGGGCAACGAGGCCCTGGCGGAGGGGGCCCTAAGGGGGGGCTGCCGCTTCTACTTTGGCTACCCCATCACCCCGCAGAACGAGCTCCTGGAGTACATGGCGGTACACCTCCCCCGGTGTGGCGGCGTTTTCCTGCAGACGGAGAGCGAGCTGGCGGCCATCAGCATGGTCTACGGTGTGGCCTCAACAGGGAGGAGGGCAATGACCTCCTCCTCGAGCCCGGGGATAAGCCTCATGCAGGAAGGCATATCCTACCTGGCCTCTGCTGAGCTGCCCTGTCTCATCGTTAACATAACCCGGGGCAGTCCCGGCCTGGGACGCATAACCCCGGCCCAGTCCGACTACTTCCAGGCGGTAAAGGGAGGGGGTCACGGGGACTACCGCCTCATCGTCCTGGCCCCTGTGGGTGTGCAGGAGATGGCGGACTTCGCCTGCGAGGCCTTCGAGCTGGCTGAGAGGTACCGTGCCCCCGTGATGATCCTGGGGGACGGCATAGTGGGCCAGATGATGGAGCCGGTGAGGCTGCCTTGCCCGGTAGACCCCGGGGAGACCCCTGTGGCCAGGTGGGCGGTGGGGGAGTGGTCAAGGCCCCGGGCAAGGAGGAACCTGGTGCTCTCGGCACCCCTAACTGACCCCGAGCTCAGGCAGATGAACCTGGACCTCCAGGAGAAGTACCACAGGATCGCCCAGGCCGAGACCCGTTACGAGGCATACAGGACAGAAGACGCCGAGATGGTCATAGTGGCCTTCGGCATCGCGGCCCGCCTATCCATGGAGGCGGTGGATTCCCTGAGAGATCAGGGGGTGAGGGCGGGCTTGCTCCGCCCCATAACCCTATGGCCCTTCCCCTCCAGGGCCCTGGAGGACCTGTCAGGGAGGGTCCTGGGCTTCCTGGTCGTGGAGATGAACGAGGGCCAGATGGTGGAGGACGTGTGCGCCTGCTCCCTGGGGCGGGCGCCCGTGGGGTTCCTGGGAGGAGGCGGGGGTTTCGTGCCCACACCCGCCCAGATAGCAAAGAGGGCCCTCTCCATGCTGGGGGGTGTCCCCGCGTGAGGCTGGTGAAGGGCAGGCCCAGGTGCCTGACAGGCGCTGGCTTCCTCTACTGCCCGGGCTGCCACCACGGGATAGTGCTGCGCCTGGTGGCCGAGACCATTGATGAACTGGGCATCGCCGCAAAGGCGGTGATGGTGACATCCATAGGGTGCTCCGTGCGGTGCTGGACCAACCTGGACATCGATGCATGCCAGGGGGCTCACGGCCGGGGCCTCGCGGTGGCCACCGGGATAAAGAGGGCCTCGCCTGGGAGCGTTGTCTTCACCTACCAGGGAGACGGGGACCTGGCGGCCATAGGAATGGCTGAGACCCTGCACGCGGCGGCCAGGGGTGAGGCGGTCACCGTCATCTTCGTAAACAATGCGGTGTTTGGCGCCACAGGCGGGCAGATGGCCCCCACTACACTCCTGGGCATGAAGACCAGCACGTACCCGGAGGGCCGGGACGCCAGGCACACCGGTTACCCCATCAGGGTGGCGGAGCTCCTGGCATCCCTGGAGGGGGTCACCTACAGCGCCAGGGTGGCAGTGAACAGCCCGGCCCGGGTGCGGGAGGCATCCAGGGCGGTCCGGAAGGCCTTCCTGGCGCAGATGGATAAGGAGGGGTTCGGCATCGTGGAGGTGCTCTCGGCCTGCCCTGTCAACCTGAAGCTCAGCCCGGTTGAGGCCCTCAAGTGGATTGACGACGCCATGATTCCCTGTTTCCCCCTGGGGGTGTTCCAGGAACGGTAGGAGGCAAAAACCATGCCAGGAGGCGGCACCATTGAAAGAGGAAGTGATCACGGCCGGGTTTGGTGGACAGGGCATTCTTTTTGCCGGGCAAGTCCTTGCCTATTCTGCCATGCTGGAGGGCAGGGAGGTCACCTGGCTGCCCTCCTACGGGCCCGAGATGAGAGGGGGCACCGCCAACTGCATGGTTGTGATATCTGGCGGCCCAATACGTTCGCCCCTGGTCTACCAACCCACAACAGCTCTGGTATTCAACCTTCCCTCCATGGACAGGTTCGAGGGCTCCGTGGTCCCCGGGGGGCTCTTGCTGGTGAACACCGGTCTCGTACCCAGGCCCCCCTCCCGGAGGGACCTGAGGGTGCTGGGGGTGCCTGCCGAGGGCATAGCCCTGGAAGTGGCGGGCCGGCAGGTGGTGAACATGGTGATGCTGGGCGCCGCGATAGTAGCGGGCTCCCTGGTGAGCCTCGAATCAGCCCTGGCGGCCCTGGAGGATGTTACACCCCCCCACAGGAGGGACAATCTGGAGCCCAACCGCCAGGCCATCCTCAGGGGTGCCCAGGTAGCCCGGGGAGGGGTTTCGCTTTGAACCTGGAGACCAAGAGAGTAGTGGTGGAGGCCGGGAGATGCAAGGGCTGTGAGATCTGCCTTGCGGTATGTCCCAGGAACGCCCTGGCCATGAGCCAGAAACTGAACCCGAAGGGCTACTTCGTTGTGGAACTAAGGGCAGGGGATGACTGCACCAGTTGCGGGCTGTGTGCCTTGATGTGCCCCGATGTGGCCCTCGGGGTCTACACGCCCTAGACCGCCCGGTAGTGACATGCAGGCGTCTTTCCCCAGGGAGGGCGCGGGATGGGAGGGTGTCTCATGGATTTTGGGCTTACCAGGACACAGCAGCTATGGCAGAAGGCAGTCAGGGAGTTCGCGGAGCGCCGTCTTGCCCCCAGGGCCGTGGCCCTGGACGATGGGGGCCAGCTCCCCCGCGAGCTGGTCAAGGAGATGGGGTCCATGGGCTACCTGGGGGTGGTCACCCCGGAGGAGCATGGGGGAACCGCTCTGGGCCATGTGGCCAGGATGCTGATGATCGAGGAGATCTCCCGGGTCTACCCTCCCTTCGGCTTCTTCTACCAGGCGGCCCACCTTGGGATCTACGCCCTCGAGCAGTACGGGAGCGACCGGCAAAAGGAAAGGTACCTTGCCTCCCTGGTCAGCGGGGACACCGTCTCCTGCATGGCTGTGACGGAGCAGACCGGGGGCTCTGACCCTGCGAACATGAGGACCAGGGCCAGGCCCAGCGGGGGCGACTGGGTGCTCAGCGGGAGGAAGGCGTTCATCACCCTGGGAAAGGAGGCCGAGGTCTGCCTGGTCCTGGCCAGGACAGGCCAGGAAGGCTTCAGCGTGTTCCTGGTGGAGAAGGGCACGCCCGGTTTTAACGTGACCCGGCGGGAGGCTCACATGGGCATGAGGTCTGTCCCGGTCTATGAGATGGAGTTCGATGGCTGCCGTGTCCCTGGGGAGAACCTGGTGGGCACTGAGGGCAGGGGGCTGGGCGCAGCCCTGTCTGTCATAGCCGAGATCGGCCGCACCGGCGCGGTCGCAGTAGCCCTGGGCATCGCCCGGGGCGCCCTGGACATGGCCCTGGGCTTCGCCAGGCAGCGGGAGCTCTACGGGAAACCCATAGCCAGCTTCCAGGGCATCCAGTTCATGCTGGCAGACATGGACACCCAGTACCACGCCGCCCGCCTCCTGGGCTACCTGGCTGCCTCCCTGCTGGACCAGGGCAAGAAGAGCAAGGAGATCGCCCTGGAGATATCCAGGGCCAAGGTCTTTGGTTGCGAGGCAGCAATGGCCAACGCCACCCGGGCCATCCAGATCCACGGCGCCTGCGCCACCACCCCCGAGTATGGGCTGGGGAGGCGCATGGCGGACGCCCTGGAACTCCTGGCGGCCGGGGGAACCCAGGAGATCATGCGGGTGACTATAGCCAAGGGGTTGGTGGGATGAAGCCGCCGAGAATAGCGGTCCTGGTGAAACAGGTGCTCGACCCCGGGCACTTCCACAGGGTTTGCATTGACCTGGAGACCAACTCCATACAGCGCCAGGGCATGCCCAGCATCATGAACCCCCATGACAGGGTGGCCCTGGAGGTGGCGCTCGGCCTCAAGCCATCCCTCCAGGGTGCCAGCGTTGCCGCGGTGAGCATGGGCCCGCCCTCCGCCATGGAGGTGCTGGAGGAGGCCCTGGTCATGGGGGCTGACCAAGCCTACCTTCTTTCGGACAGGGCCTTCGCGGGGGCGGACACCCTGGCGACGGCACGCTGCCTGGCCAGGTTTCTTGAGAAACACGGCCCCTACCTCCTGGTCCTGGCAGGATCCGAGACGCTGGACGGCGCCACGGCCCAGGTGCCTCCCCAGGTTGCCGAGTTCCTGGGGGTTCCCCACGTCACCCTTGCCCAGAGGCTAATGATGCAGGAGGGCTGCCTCCTGGTGGAGAGGAGATCAGGGAAGGCCAGGATAAGCCTGAGGATGGTCCTGCCCGGCCTGGTCTCAGTGCTGAGGCAGGCGGCGGAACCCCGCATACCCTCAGCCCTGGACATCCTCAGGGGATCCCAAAAGAGCGTGGTATCCCTGGATTCGGCATCCCTGGACCTAGCGCCGGGGGAGACGGGGCTCGCGGGCTCTCCCACACGGGTGAGGGGTGTGCGCCCTGGGACCCACCGGAAGGGGGGCCAGGTCTACTCGGGGGATGCCTGGGAGGCCGTGGGCAGGGCCTTGGAGCGACTGAAGGAGCTGGGCGCGCTGTGAACGATGGGAAAATGGGCGGGATATGGCACTGGGTTGAGGTGGAATCAGGAAGGCCCACCAGGGCCTCCCTGGAGGTGGCCGGGAAGGCGCGCCAGCTGGCGGCCTCACCGGGCATCCAGTCCGAGGCGGTGCTGGTGAGCCCCCGGGGGGAAAGCCTGGATGGCGCCATGGAGAGCCTGGCCTCCCATGGTGTCTCCCATGCGCTGGTCCTGAGGGCACCGGGGCCCTTCCCCGGTTACAGTTCCGCCCTCTTCACCAGGGCCCTGTGCGAGGCCACCCGGCGCCACAGCCCGGAGGTGCTGCTCCTCCCGGCCTCCGGCGACGGCATGGACCTGGCACCCCGGGTTGCGGCAAGGCTAGGCACGGGACTCACGGCCCACTGTACGGACCTGGCCCTGGAACCCGCAGGGGAATCCTGGCATCTTATCCAGGTGGTACCGGGCTTCGGTGAGAACCTGATGGTGGAGATCGTGTGCCCAGAAAGAAGGCCCCAGATGGCTACGGTGAGGCCCGGGGTATTTCCCGTGCCTGAACCCGTAGAGGACGCCTCCCTCTCCCTCCTGGAAGAGGCGGTGACCGCTGCCCCGGAGGATGGCCTGGTGGAGGTCCTGGAGGTCCTCCCCGGGGAGGACGAGGGGGCAGACCTGGAGGAGGCCGAGGTGGTGGTGGCGGGAGGCTGGGGCATGGGCTGCCTGGGGGGCCTTTGGCCCCTGGAGGAGCTGGCCCGCCTCGTGGGGGGCGTGACTGGGGGCACCAGGCCTGCGGTGGACAAGGGCTGGATACCCCAGGATCGCATGATCGGCCAGAGCGGGAGGAGCGTGAGGCCCCATCTCTTCATGAGCCTGGGGGCCTCCGGCGCCATGCACTTCGTCACGGGTTTTTCCGGCTCCCGCTTCATCTTCTCCGTTACTGACGACCCCCGGGCGCCCATCCTGCGGGTGTCCGATGTTGCAGTGGTGGCAGACATCAGGGAGGTCCTCCCTGCCCTCCTGGCGGGGCTCAGGGGGCTTCAGGGGTAACATGACAAAAGGGAGGGGGGGAAACCTGGCGGGCAATGACCGCGCAGGGTCTTGATGGGTGTACATGGTTTCAAGACGGTGTTCGTGGCAGGGGCCGGGCAGATGGGATCCGGCATAGCTCAGGTGCTGGCCCAGTCCGGCCTGGATGTGATCCTTTACGATGTGAACGAGGCGCAGGTCCAGCGGGGCCTGGGGGCCATGGAACGTTCCCTGGCTCGCCTGGAGAACAAGGGCCTCCTGGCCCAGGGGGAGTCCTCCCAGGTGCTCTCCAGGGTAAGACCCGTCCAGGGCCTAGAGGGGGCAGCCGGGGCGGGGATGGTCATTGAGGCCATTGTGGAAGACAGGCCAAGGAAACGGGAACTCTTCACCCAGCTTCACGGGGCCTGCAGTCCTGGGACCATCTTTGCCTCCAACACGTCCTCCATCAGTATAACGGAGCTGGGGGCTCTCTCGGGACGCCCGGAGATGTTCATAGGGCTCCACTTCATGAACCCTGCCCCCGTCATGAGACTCGTGGAGGTTATAAGGGGACTAAAGACGAGCGACGCCACCTTCCATGCGGCTTGGGGGCTGGTGGAGTCCCTGGGAAAGACCCCCGTCAAGGTGGAGGACTTCCCGGGTTTCGCCGTAAACCGGGTGCTCATTCCCATGCTGAACGAGGCCATCTACTGCGTCATGGAGGGGGTGGCCCCCCCTAGGGACCTGGATGCCGCCATGAAGCTGGGGGCCAGCCATCCAATGGGGCCGCTGGAACTGGCGGACCTCATAGGCCTGGACACGGTGCTTTACATCATGGAGGTGCTCCACAGGGAGATGGGGGACCCCAAGTTCAGGCCGTGCCCCCTCCTGAGGAAGATGGTGGCAGCCGGCACCCTGGGCAGGAAGACAGGCCAGGGGTTCTATGACTACCAGTGACAGGTCTGGGGGCGCCTGTAGCGGAGGGGGGGAGATAGACTGTGCCCGAGATCGACCACGTTGGCATCGCCGTGGAGGACCTGGCCAAGGCTGTCAGGGAGTGGCAATGCCTTGGCTTCGAGCTCCTGGGGATGGAGGAAGCCCCTGAGCACGGGGTTCGAGTGGCCCTGTTCCGGGCGGGCCATAGCCGCGTCGAGCTTATGGAGCCCATGGGCCCGGAGAGCCCTGTAGCTAGGTTCCTCTCCAAGAGGGGACCGGGCATCCACCACATAGCCTTCAGTGTAGAAGGGGTCAAGGCCACGCTGGATGAGTTGAAGGCCAAGGGGGTTCCCCTGGTGGACCAGGTGCCCAGGAGGGGAGCCGGCGGGACCGAGGTGGCCTTCCTTCACCCAAGGGGAGCCTCGGGATGTCTTGTGGAGCTGTGCGAAGGCCATGAGGAGCAGCCCTGAAGACGGGCAGTCTCCTGGGATCACGCACTAAGAGGGAGGTGGGACGTTTGGGCCTTTATCGCGAGGCACGCTACCGGACAGCAGGAGACCGGGCGGTTGTGGCCCAGTTTGGAGATGAGATAGGCCTTGAGGTGAACCACCGGGTACGCGCCATGGCCCAGGAAATCGAGAGCGGCAGGCTTGAGGGGGTCACGGAGACGCTTCCCAGCTACAGTGTGCTCTACGTGTTCTACGACCCCCTCAAGGTGTCCTACGGCCAGGTGCTGGAAGGCCTGAGGGGCATCGAGGGCCGCCTGGAGCAGGTGGTGCTATCTCCCCCCAGGGTGTTCATCATTCCCACCCTCTACGGGGGAGAGATGGGACCGGACCTGGAGGACGTTGCGAGTCACGCCGGGCTGGGAGTGGAGGAGGTTGTGTCCATCCACTCCTCCGTGGACTACCACGTCTACTTCACTGGATTTACCCCGGGTTTCCTGTTCCTGGGGGGCATGTCCTCCAGGATCGCCACCCCAAGGCTGGAGAACCCCAGGACCAGGGTTCCCGCGGGATCCGTGGGGATCGCCGGCAACCAGACAGGAGTCTATCCCATCCAGAGCCCCGGGGGCTGGAGGCTGATAGGGCGCACCCCAGTGAGGCTCTACGACCCCGCCCGGCCCGAGCCCGTGCTCATCAGGGCCGGGGACAAGGTGAGGTTTCGTCCCATGAGCGACCAGGAGTACCAGGAGATCAGCCGGAGGGTAAAGTCCGGCGAGTATATCATGGAGACCCTCACGGAAGGCGGTGAGGTGTCATGACAGGGCTGAGGGTTGTTCACCCGGGGGCGCTCACCACCGTTCAGGACCTGGGGCGCTACGGGTACCAGGGCATGGGGCTCTCTCCCTCGGGGGTGCTGGATGACTACTCCTTCCGCATGGGCAACATTGTGCTGGGGAATGACCCAAGATCTGCTGCCGTGGAGATGGTTCTCTGGGCTCCCACCCTGGAGGTTACGGTAAAGACCGCCGTCGCGCTGGTGGGGGGGGAGGTCAGGGCCTTCATCAACGGCGAGGAGGCCCCCATGTGGGAGGCCCTCGTTGTGGAGCCCGGGGACCTCATCGAGGTCAAGGAGTTCAAGACGGGCTTTGCCTCCTACATCTGCGTGGCCGGGGGGGTTGCCGTTCCCCCTGTCCTTGGGTCGAGGTCCACGGACATCCTGGGCATGATGGGAGGGCTTGAAGGTGGTCTCGTGAAGAAGGACAGCGTTCTCCCGGTGGGTACGCCCTTGGTGCCCCTCAGGGAAATGGCGGGGCGGCGGCTCGGGCCTGCCTACATACCGGATTTCTCTGGGGAGGCCACGGTCAGGGTGATAATGGGACCGCAGGATGACTACTTCACGGACAACGGCATCCAGACGCTGCTTACAACCCCCTACACCGTGAGCATGAAGTCAGACCGCATGGGCCTTAGGCTTGAGGGCGAGGTCATAGAGCACGGCAAGGGTGCTGACATCTTTTCCGAGGGGATTACTGTGGGGGCGATACAGGTGCCCAAGAACGGCCTGCCCATTGTGCTCCTGGCCGGCCGGCAGACCGTGGGCGGCTACACCAAGATAGCTGTGGTTGCGTCGGTTGACATTCACAGGGCGGCCCAGAGAAGGCCTGGCGATACCCTGAGGTTCTCGGCCACCGGCGTGGATGAGGCCAGGGGGCTCCTCCTGGAGAGGGAGGCCCTCTTCCAGAAGGGCTCAGCCTTGCTGGAATAAACAAGGTGCGAGGGGGGAGTTAAGGTGGCCAGTTTCGTGATGGACGTCAACAGTGACCTTGGTGAGAGCTACGGCAGGTACACTCTGGGTAATGACCAGGTACTCATGAAGTACATCAGCTCGGCCAACATAGCCTGTGGCTTTCACGCGGGTGACCCGTCTGTGATGAGGCACACCATACAGTGGGCCAAGGAGAACGACGTGGGTGTGGGGGCCCACCCGGGCTACCTGGACCTGCAGGGCTTCGGCCGCAGGAGCATGGACATGACCCCCCAGGAGCTGGAGGACTTCATACTCTACCAGCTGGGGGCCATCGCCGGCTTCGCAAAGGCGGCTGGTGTCAGGGTAAGGCACCTGAAGTGCCACGGTGCCCTGGGCAACGACCTTCACCGCTTCCCCAGGGAAGGCAAGGAGGAAATCGTGAAGGCCGTGGGCCGGGCGGTGCTGGAGTTCGACCCGGATATAGTCCTGGTGGGCTTCGCGGCCTCGGACATGGTGGCCATATGGCGGGAGATGGGGCTGAAGGCGGCGGACGAGATCTTCGCGGACAGGGCCTACAACCCCGACCTCACCCTGGTGTCCCGGAGGGTGCCCGGCGCGGTCATCACCGACCCCGGCGAGGTTGTGGCCCGGGTTTTAGCCATGGTGAAGACCAAGAGCATAATGGCTGTAGACGGCCGAGTGGTCAAGGACGTCCCCATGGACACCATCTGCATCCACGGGGATACGCCCACAGCGGTGGACCTTGCCAGGCAGCTGAAGGAGCGGTTTGACCAGGAGGGCATCGAGGTGAGGGCATTCGAGGGACGCTAGGAGGCCCAAGAGCCTGGGGAGGTGATGAGGGTGGACATTGGCGGCGTGAGGCCGCCTGAGGCGAGGCGGCTCTTCCGTGAGGGCAAGGCCCAGGGCCCCACGGCGGGATGGTGCCGTGGCTATGCCCAGGCGAACCTGGCGGTCATGCCCAGGAAGGACGCCTATGACTTCCTGCTGTTCTGCGTGAGGAACCCCAAGCCCTGCCCCGTGCTGGATGTCACCGAGGCGGGGTCCGCGGAGCCCAGGCGGGCGGCTCCGGGCGCTGACATCCGCTACGACCTGTCCCAGTACAGGGTGTACAGGAAGGGCGAGTTCGTGGAGGAGCCGGGGGACATCGCGGCCTACTGGGGGCCCGACATGGTGGGCTTCCTCCTGGGCTGCAGCTTCTCCTTCGAGGACGCCCTCCTGGAGGCGAAAATACCCATGAAGCACATAGAGCATGGCGAGAATGTGGCCATCTACAACACCACCATACAGTGCGAGCCCGCCGGGCGGTTCTCCGGAACCATGGTGGTGAGCATGAGGCCCATACCGGGACGCCTGGTGCCCCGGGCCGTCACCGTGACGAGCCGGTTCCCCGGTGTGCATGGCATTCCGGTGCACGTGGGAGACCCGGAGGCTATCGGCATCAAGGACGTGTTCAAGGTTGACTGGGGGGATCCCCCCAGGATGGAGCCCGGGGACGTGCCTGTGTTCTGGGCCTGCGGGGTCACGCCCCAGGCGGTGGCCTTGAACAGCAAGCCTGACCTGATGCTCACCCACTCGCCTGGGCGAATGTTCATCACCGACATCTTAAACGAATCCCTGTCAGTCCTGTAATGGAGCGGGAGCCCGGCAAGGGGGGGTACCTGTGGACTGGGAGTGCGTGGACACCGACGTCCTGGTGGTGGGGTCTGGCGGGGCAGGGCTATGTGCGGCACTAGCTGCCCGGGAAGCGGGCGCCAGGGTGGTCCTAATGGACAAGAGCAGGACCGGGCGGGGCGGTGCCACGGTGATGGCCCTGTGCCAGGTGGCGGCGGCCCTGGGGGAGGCGGGACCCGATGACTGGACAATTCACATGGAGGATACCGTCAGGAGCGGCCACGGCCTGAACGACAGGGACATGGCCGAGGTCTTAGCCAGGGAGGCCCCGGATGCCCTTCGCTGGCTGGACGAGATCGGGACGGGCTTTGACAGGGAAGACGGGAGGATCCAGCAGGGCCCCGGCCCTGGGCATACCAGGCCCAGGGCCGCCCATGTCAACTTCCACACGGGACGCTCCATGATAAGGGCCCTTCTTGGGCAGGTGAAGAGGGACCCCGGGATACTCCTGGTAGAGAACGCCGTAGCCTGGC contains the following coding sequences:
- a CDS encoding putative hydro-lyase; translation: MRVDIGGVRPPEARRLFREGKAQGPTAGWCRGYAQANLAVMPRKDAYDFLLFCVRNPKPCPVLDVTEAGSAEPRRAAPGADIRYDLSQYRVYRKGEFVEEPGDIAAYWGPDMVGFLLGCSFSFEDALLEAKIPMKHIEHGENVAIYNTTIQCEPAGRFSGTMVVSMRPIPGRLVPRAVTVTSRFPGVHGIPVHVGDPEAIGIKDVFKVDWGDPPRMEPGDVPVFWACGVTPQAVALNSKPDLMLTHSPGRMFITDILNESLSVL